A window of the Pseudomonas furukawaii genome harbors these coding sequences:
- the mnmH gene encoding tRNA 2-selenouridine(34) synthase MnmH produces the protein MRPDTSNYRDIFLNDRPMMDARAPVEFAKGAFPHTVNLPLMTDIERQRVGTCYKQHGQQAAIELGHQLVSGATKAERIEAWAAFARANPQGYLYCFRGGLRSQIVQQWLKSEAGIDYPRVSGGYKALRAFLVETTQQAVGQCDFVLVGGLTGTGKTDVVAELANSLDLEGHANHRGSSFGKRATPQPAQIDFENRLAIDILKKRAAGHEQFVLEDEGRIVGSCSLPLELYQGMQRFPMVWLEDSFEDRVERILRDYVVNLCAEFIDAHGDEEGFPRFAERLRQSLDNILKRLGGERHQRMAALMDQALAEQRASGAVDLHRGWIEGLLREYYDPMYAYQRENKASRIEFAGEQEAVLEYLRQRRPAR, from the coding sequence CGCCCGCGCGCCCGTGGAGTTCGCCAAGGGCGCCTTCCCCCATACGGTGAACCTGCCGCTGATGACGGACATCGAGCGGCAGAGGGTCGGCACCTGTTACAAGCAGCATGGCCAGCAGGCCGCCATCGAGCTGGGCCATCAACTGGTCAGTGGCGCCACCAAGGCCGAGCGCATCGAGGCCTGGGCCGCTTTCGCGCGGGCCAACCCCCAGGGCTATCTCTACTGCTTCCGGGGCGGGCTGCGTTCGCAGATCGTCCAGCAGTGGCTGAAAAGCGAGGCGGGAATCGATTACCCCCGCGTCAGCGGCGGCTACAAGGCCCTGCGCGCCTTCCTGGTGGAAACCACCCAGCAGGCGGTGGGGCAGTGCGATTTCGTCCTGGTGGGTGGATTGACCGGCACCGGCAAGACCGATGTGGTCGCCGAGCTGGCCAACAGCCTGGATCTGGAAGGCCACGCCAACCATCGGGGTTCCAGCTTCGGCAAGCGCGCCACGCCACAGCCGGCGCAGATCGATTTCGAGAACCGGCTGGCCATCGACATCCTGAAGAAGCGCGCCGCCGGGCACGAACAGTTCGTGCTGGAGGACGAAGGGCGCATCGTCGGCAGCTGCTCGCTGCCGCTGGAGCTCTACCAGGGCATGCAACGCTTCCCCATGGTCTGGCTGGAAGACAGCTTCGAGGACCGGGTGGAGCGCATCCTGCGGGATTACGTGGTGAACCTCTGTGCCGAGTTCATCGACGCCCACGGCGATGAGGAGGGCTTCCCCCGCTTCGCCGAGCGCCTGCGGCAGAGCCTCGACAACATCCTCAAGCGCCTGGGCGGCGAGCGTCACCAGCGCATGGCGGCGCTGATGGACCAGGCGCTGGCGGAGCAGCGGGCCAGCGGGGCCGTGGACCTGCACCGTGGCTGGATCGAAGGGTTGCTGCGGGAATACTACGACCCGATGTACGCCTACCAGCGGGAGAACAAGGCGTCGCGGATCGAGTTCGCCGGCGAGCAAGAGGCGGTGCTGGAGTACCTGCGGCAGCGGCGTCCCGCGCGCTAG
- a CDS encoding putative bifunctional diguanylate cyclase/phosphodiesterase, translating to MDWLGLRFGNELPADGQVLLACSHNTWLVLLAFLVASAAGYCAFDMAERVANAQQPENRRRWSWLGAGCLGGGIWAMHFIAMLAFEAPVSIQYDIPTTALSLLLVTSACLVGMHILGRPRITTSQHLSAALVIGLGITAMHYTGMAAVRSPATLHYQPTLVALSVAIAIGASLAATLLSAFFRNPDEGRHLLKIPASLAMGMAIFSMHFTGMQALQMTVPVGTALIPTATDNAQGLGLGLAVIAGMVLLFSLGVAWTDKKLQSKEIDLQRVNGLLRELEQVKVALQNVAHVDPLTSLPNRRAFNEFFAEKLEQHARHQHSLAVMFLDIDHFKRVNDNLGHDAGDQLLREVSERVRAALRREDMLARLGGDEFCVLASLENLAEAKALAQRIMEQMKAPITLAGRTFSMTTSIGISLYPDDGETCEELLKHADLALYQAKSSGRNNLHFFSRHLKNKATFELQLEEELHLALSRDNGLFLTYQPILDLRNGQVVKLEALVRWQHPQLGLLPPDRFIGVAEANGFIAELDAWVLRRACQDLAILAGEGFPDLRVAVNCSALNLCRDDLVDEVKHTLQAHDIHPRRLELEVTENALMSNVNQALYLLECMRSLGLCISIDDFGTGYSSLAYLKRLPLDTLKIDRSFIMDLPGSHADMEIVQAIIGMAHTLHLQVVAEGVESREQLDFLKSHGCDFIQGYLISRPQRLDGITDFLRQQQGSVASNVLPLRPNPT from the coding sequence ATGGACTGGCTGGGCCTGCGCTTCGGCAATGAACTTCCGGCGGACGGCCAGGTTCTCCTGGCCTGCAGCCACAACACCTGGCTGGTGCTGCTGGCCTTCCTGGTGGCCTCGGCGGCGGGCTACTGCGCGTTCGACATGGCCGAGCGGGTGGCCAACGCCCAGCAGCCCGAGAATCGCCGACGCTGGAGCTGGCTGGGCGCCGGCTGCCTGGGTGGCGGCATCTGGGCGATGCACTTCATCGCCATGCTGGCCTTCGAAGCACCGGTGAGCATCCAGTACGACATCCCCACCACCGCCCTCTCCCTGCTACTGGTCACGAGCGCCTGCCTGGTGGGCATGCATATCCTCGGCCGCCCCCGCATCACCACAAGCCAGCACCTGTCGGCCGCCCTGGTGATCGGCCTCGGCATCACCGCCATGCACTACACCGGCATGGCCGCCGTTCGTTCTCCCGCCACGCTCCACTACCAACCCACCCTGGTCGCACTGTCAGTAGCCATCGCCATTGGCGCCAGCCTCGCGGCCACGCTGCTATCCGCCTTTTTCCGGAACCCGGACGAAGGCCGCCACCTGCTGAAGATTCCCGCCAGCCTGGCGATGGGCATGGCCATCTTCAGCATGCACTTCACCGGCATGCAGGCCTTGCAGATGACCGTTCCCGTCGGTACGGCGCTGATCCCGACCGCCACCGACAACGCCCAGGGCCTGGGCCTCGGCCTCGCGGTGATCGCCGGCATGGTGCTGCTCTTCTCCCTCGGCGTGGCCTGGACCGACAAGAAGCTGCAGAGCAAGGAGATCGACCTGCAACGGGTCAACGGCCTGCTGCGGGAGCTGGAACAGGTGAAGGTGGCCCTGCAGAACGTGGCCCATGTGGACCCCCTGACCAGCCTGCCCAACCGTCGCGCCTTCAACGAGTTCTTCGCCGAGAAACTGGAGCAGCATGCCCGGCACCAGCATTCCCTGGCGGTGATGTTCCTCGACATTGATCACTTCAAGCGGGTCAACGACAACCTGGGACACGACGCCGGCGACCAGTTGCTCAGGGAAGTCTCGGAGCGGGTCCGTGCGGCGCTACGCCGCGAGGACATGCTCGCGCGCCTGGGCGGCGATGAGTTCTGCGTGCTCGCCAGCCTGGAGAACCTGGCCGAAGCCAAGGCGCTGGCCCAACGCATCATGGAGCAGATGAAGGCCCCCATCACACTCGCCGGTCGCACCTTCAGCATGACCACCAGCATCGGCATCAGTCTCTACCCCGATGATGGCGAGACCTGCGAGGAACTGCTCAAGCACGCGGACCTCGCCCTCTACCAGGCCAAGAGCAGCGGGCGCAACAACCTGCATTTCTTCAGCCGGCACCTGAAGAACAAGGCCACCTTCGAACTGCAGCTGGAAGAGGAGCTGCACCTGGCCCTGAGCCGGGACAACGGCCTCTTCCTCACCTACCAACCCATCCTCGACCTGCGCAATGGCCAGGTGGTCAAGCTGGAGGCACTGGTGCGCTGGCAGCATCCACAACTGGGATTGCTGCCGCCGGACCGGTTCATCGGCGTGGCCGAGGCCAACGGCTTCATCGCCGAGCTGGACGCCTGGGTGCTGCGCCGCGCCTGCCAGGACCTGGCCATCCTCGCCGGCGAGGGGTTTCCCGACCTGCGCGTGGCGGTGAACTGCTCGGCGCTGAACCTCTGCCGCGACGACCTGGTGGACGAGGTGAAACACACCCTCCAGGCGCATGACATCCACCCCAGGCGGCTGGAACTGGAGGTCACCGAGAACGCCCTGATGAGCAACGTCAACCAGGCCCTGTACCTGCTGGAGTGCATGCGCAGCCTGGGCCTCTGCATCTCCATCGACGACTTCGGTACCGGTTACTCCTCCCTCGCCTACCTCAAGCGCCTACCGCTGGACACCCTGAAGATCGACCGCTCCTTCATCATGGACCTCCCCGGCAGCCACGCCGACATGGAGATCGTCCAGGCCATCATCGGCATGGCCCATACGCTGCACTTGCAGGTGGTGGCGGAGGGCGTGGAAAGCCGCGAGCAACTGGACTTCCTGAAAAGCCACGGGTGCGACTTCATCCAGGGCTACCTGATCAGCCGTCCCCAACGCCTGGATGGCATCACCGACTTCCTGCGACAGCAACAGGGCTCCGTCGCCAGCAACGTACTGCCCCTGCGGCCCAATCCCACCTGA
- a CDS encoding spinster family MFS transporter produces the protein MQQTPQATNAWRVLFLLFLANLFNFFDRTIPAIIIEPVRHEWSLSDFQLGLIGTAFTLVYAVAGVPLGRLADTGARRKIMGWGLAIWSALTAVNGLAWNFWSFLLIRMGVGIGEASYAPAANSLIGDLFPAHKRARAMGIFMLGLPLGLVLAFFTIGAMVKAFDSWRAPFFIAAVPGLILAVFMFFIKEPARGAAEAVRSAAVAPLDRPLRRVLAIRTFWWLTLAGLTFNFATYATNSFLVPMLQRYFLMPLEQAAIATGVITGLTGLVGLTLGGWVADKVHQKSERGRLLLAAFSMAVAAACTGYALIAGRIDIGLFVGVFSVGWLFAYNFYTCVYTAIQDVVEPRLRATAMALFFAGLYLLGGGLGPVVVGLLSDHYSQVAMLAAGATEMNETFKAEGLHNALYLVPVALTLTLLALFQASRCFVRDAAIMRAGLAAA, from the coding sequence ATGCAGCAAACCCCTCAAGCGACCAATGCCTGGCGTGTGCTCTTCCTGCTGTTCCTGGCGAACCTGTTCAACTTCTTCGACCGCACCATCCCGGCCATCATCATCGAACCGGTGCGCCATGAGTGGAGCCTGAGCGATTTTCAGCTGGGCCTGATCGGTACCGCCTTCACCCTGGTCTATGCCGTTGCCGGCGTACCCCTGGGGCGGCTGGCGGACACCGGCGCGCGGCGGAAGATCATGGGCTGGGGGCTCGCGATCTGGAGCGCGCTGACGGCCGTCAATGGCCTGGCCTGGAACTTCTGGAGCTTCCTGCTGATACGCATGGGCGTGGGGATCGGCGAGGCGAGCTACGCGCCGGCAGCCAACTCGCTGATCGGCGACCTGTTCCCGGCCCACAAGCGCGCGCGGGCCATGGGCATCTTCATGCTCGGCCTGCCGCTGGGACTGGTGCTGGCGTTCTTCACTATCGGCGCCATGGTCAAGGCCTTCGACAGCTGGCGCGCGCCCTTCTTCATCGCGGCGGTTCCGGGGCTGATCCTCGCGGTGTTCATGTTCTTCATCAAGGAGCCGGCCCGGGGCGCCGCCGAAGCGGTGCGGTCGGCCGCCGTCGCCCCCCTGGACAGGCCATTGCGTCGCGTCCTGGCCATTCGCACCTTCTGGTGGCTGACCCTGGCGGGCCTGACCTTCAACTTCGCCACCTACGCCACCAACTCCTTCCTGGTGCCGATGCTGCAACGCTACTTCCTCATGCCCCTGGAGCAGGCGGCCATCGCCACCGGGGTGATCACCGGGCTCACCGGACTGGTGGGGCTGACGCTGGGCGGCTGGGTGGCGGACAAGGTGCATCAGAAGTCCGAGCGGGGGCGCCTGTTGCTGGCGGCCTTCAGCATGGCGGTGGCGGCGGCCTGCACCGGCTACGCGCTGATCGCCGGGCGTATCGACATCGGCCTGTTCGTCGGGGTGTTCAGTGTCGGCTGGCTGTTCGCCTACAACTTCTACACCTGCGTCTACACCGCCATCCAGGACGTGGTGGAGCCGCGCCTGCGGGCGACCGCGATGGCGCTGTTCTTCGCCGGGCTGTACCTGCTGGGCGGTGGACTGGGGCCAGTGGTGGTGGGGTTGCTGTCCGACCATTACTCCCAGGTGGCCATGCTGGCGGCGGGCGCCACCGAGATGAACGAGACCTTCAAGGCGGAGGGCCTGCACAACGCCCTGTACCTGGTGCCGGTGGCCCTGACCCTGACCCTGCTGGCGCTGTTCCAGGCGTCCCGTTGCTTCGTCCGCGATGCGGCGATCATGCGCGCGGGGCTGGCGGCGGCCTGA
- the rapA gene encoding RNA polymerase-associated protein RapA yields the protein MAQQYQPGQRWISDSEAELGLGTILTLDDRLLTVLYPATGDTRQYSLRNAPLTRVRFAPGDEITHFEGWKLNVQEVEDVDGLLVYHGITAQNEPRTLPETQLNNFIQFRLANDRLFAGQIDPHKWFALRYHTLEHRSRLLQSPLWGLSGARAQPIAHQLHIAREVADRVAPRVLLADEVGLGKTIEAGLVIHRQLISGRASRVLILVPENLQHQWLVEMRRRFNLQVALFDAERFAESDASNPFEDSQLALVSLEWLKSSERAQDAAFAAGWDLLVVDEAHHLVWHPEQASPEYRLVEQLAEVVPGVLLLTATPEQLGQESHFARLRLLDPNRFHDLEAFRAESANYRPVAEAVQELLDQGRLSDKAEATIKGFLGEEGEDLLKALAAGDAEAAPRLVRELLDRHGTGRVLFRNTRAAVQGFPERQLHPYPLPNPSEYMELPIGDHPDLYPEVSFQAQQDGADENERWWRFDPRVEWLIDTLKMLKKFKVLVICAHAETALDLEDALRVRSGIPATVFHEGMSILERDRAAAYFADEEFGAQVLICSEIGSEGRNFQFAHHLVLFDLPAHPDLLEQRIGRLDRIGQKHTIQLHVPYLENSPQERLFQWYHQALNAFLATCPTGSALQHRFGPQLLPMLEGGDDGAWDTLVQEAEAERKRLEGEMHNGRDRLLELNSGGAGEGERLVEDILEVDDQFALPIYMESLFEAFGIDSEDHSENALVLKPGEKMLDAGFPLGDDEGVTVTYDRNQALSREDMQFLTWEHPMVQGGMDLVLSGSMGNTAVALIKNKALKPGTVLLELIYVSEAVAPRALQLSRFLPPKALRCLLDGNGNDLAAKVGFDTLNDQLESVPRGSANKFVQAQRDVLAKQINAAEAKVAPRHIERVTEAQRRLKAELDEELARLTALQAVNPTVRDSELEAVRHQRDEGLQLLDKAALRLESIRVLVAG from the coding sequence ATGGCGCAGCAGTATCAACCGGGGCAACGCTGGATCAGTGACAGCGAAGCGGAGCTGGGGCTCGGGACCATCCTGACACTGGATGACCGACTGCTCACCGTGCTCTACCCGGCCACTGGCGACACCCGCCAGTACTCGCTGCGCAACGCGCCCCTGACCCGCGTGCGCTTCGCCCCCGGCGACGAGATCACCCATTTCGAAGGCTGGAAGCTGAACGTCCAGGAAGTCGAAGACGTCGACGGGCTGCTGGTCTACCACGGCATCACCGCGCAGAACGAGCCGCGGACGCTGCCCGAGACCCAGCTGAACAACTTCATCCAGTTCCGCCTGGCCAACGACCGCCTGTTCGCCGGCCAGATCGACCCGCACAAGTGGTTCGCCCTGCGCTACCACACCCTGGAGCACCGTTCGCGCCTGCTGCAGTCCCCGCTCTGGGGGCTCTCCGGCGCCCGCGCCCAGCCCATCGCCCACCAGTTGCACATCGCCCGTGAAGTCGCCGACCGCGTCGCGCCCCGCGTCCTCCTGGCCGACGAAGTGGGCCTGGGCAAGACCATCGAAGCGGGCCTGGTGATCCATCGCCAGCTGATTTCCGGCCGCGCCAGCCGCGTGCTGATCCTGGTGCCGGAGAACCTCCAGCATCAGTGGCTGGTGGAGATGCGCCGCCGCTTCAACCTGCAGGTGGCCCTGTTCGACGCCGAGCGCTTCGCCGAAAGCGACGCCAGCAACCCCTTCGAGGACAGCCAGTTGGCGCTGGTCTCCCTGGAGTGGCTGAAGTCCAGCGAGCGCGCCCAGGACGCCGCCTTCGCCGCCGGCTGGGACCTGCTGGTGGTGGACGAAGCCCACCACCTGGTCTGGCACCCGGAACAGGCCAGCCCCGAATACCGCCTGGTGGAGCAACTGGCCGAGGTCGTCCCCGGCGTGCTGCTGCTCACCGCCACCCCGGAGCAGTTGGGCCAGGAAAGCCACTTCGCCCGCCTGCGCCTGCTGGACCCGAACCGCTTCCACGACCTGGAAGCCTTCCGCGCGGAAAGCGCCAACTACCGCCCGGTGGCCGAAGCCGTCCAGGAGCTGCTGGACCAGGGCCGCCTGAGCGACAAGGCCGAAGCCACCATCAAGGGCTTCCTCGGCGAGGAAGGCGAAGACCTGCTCAAGGCCCTGGCCGCCGGCGACGCCGAGGCGGCTCCGCGCCTGGTGCGCGAGCTGCTGGACCGCCACGGCACCGGCCGTGTGCTGTTCCGCAACACCCGCGCCGCCGTGCAGGGCTTCCCCGAGCGCCAGCTGCACCCCTACCCGCTGCCGAACCCCTCCGAGTACATGGAGCTGCCCATCGGCGATCACCCGGACCTCTACCCGGAAGTCAGCTTCCAGGCCCAGCAGGACGGTGCGGACGAGAACGAGCGCTGGTGGCGATTCGACCCGCGCGTCGAGTGGCTGATCGACACCCTGAAGATGCTGAAGAAATTCAAGGTGTTGGTCATCTGCGCCCACGCGGAAACCGCCCTGGACCTGGAAGACGCCCTGCGGGTGCGTTCCGGCATCCCCGCCACCGTCTTCCACGAGGGCATGAGCATCCTCGAGCGGGACCGTGCGGCCGCCTACTTCGCCGACGAGGAGTTCGGCGCCCAGGTGCTGATCTGCTCGGAAATCGGCTCCGAGGGCCGCAACTTCCAGTTCGCCCACCATCTGGTGCTGTTCGACCTGCCGGCCCACCCTGACCTGCTGGAACAGCGCATCGGCCGCCTGGACCGCATCGGCCAGAAGCACACCATCCAGTTGCACGTGCCCTACCTGGAGAACAGCCCCCAGGAGCGTCTCTTCCAGTGGTATCACCAGGCCCTGAACGCCTTCCTCGCCACCTGCCCCACCGGCAGCGCCCTGCAGCACCGCTTCGGCCCGCAGCTGCTGCCGATGCTGGAAGGCGGCGACGACGGTGCCTGGGACACCCTGGTGCAGGAAGCCGAAGCCGAGCGCAAGCGTCTGGAAGGCGAGATGCACAACGGCCGCGACCGCCTGCTGGAGCTGAACTCCGGCGGCGCCGGCGAAGGCGAACGCCTGGTGGAAGACATCCTCGAGGTGGACGACCAGTTCGCGCTGCCTATCTATATGGAGAGCCTGTTCGAGGCCTTCGGCATCGACAGCGAGGACCATTCCGAGAACGCCCTGGTGCTCAAGCCCGGCGAGAAGATGCTGGACGCCGGTTTCCCCCTGGGCGACGACGAAGGCGTGACCGTCACCTACGACCGCAACCAGGCCCTGTCCCGCGAGGACATGCAGTTCCTCACCTGGGAACACCCCATGGTGCAGGGCGGCATGGACCTGGTGCTGTCCGGCTCCATGGGCAACACCGCCGTGGCGCTGATCAAGAACAAGGCGCTGAAACCCGGCACCGTGCTGCTGGAGCTGATCTACGTCAGCGAGGCGGTCGCTCCCCGCGCCCTGCAATTGAGCCGCTTCCTGCCGCCCAAGGCGCTGCGCTGCCTGCTGGACGGCAACGGCAACGACCTGGCGGCCAAGGTCGGCTTCGACACCCTGAACGACCAGTTGGAATCGGTGCCCCGTGGCAGCGCCAACAAGTTCGTCCAGGCCCAGCGTGACGTGCTGGCCAAGCAGATCAACGCCGCCGAGGCCAAGGTCGCGCCGCGCCACATCGAACGCGTCACCGAGGCCCAGCGCCGCCTGAAGGCCGAGCTGGACGAGGAGCTGGCCCGCCTGACCGCGCTCCAGGCGGTCAACCCGACCGTTCGCGACAGCGAGCTGGAGGCCGTCCGCCACCAGCGTGACGAAGGCCTGCAGCTGCTGGACAAGGCGGCCCTGCGCCTGGAGTCGATCCGGGTGCTGGTGGCCGGCTAA
- a CDS encoding alpha-ketoglutarate-dependent dioxygenase AlkB family protein, whose translation MDLFDDMPLQLPDAELRFEPRFLDATEASDWLARLLLETPWEQPCVQLHGRYHPVPRQVAWYGDPGARYRYSGLTHDPLPWTPLLAEIRARVVEAVGQPLNGVLLNHYRDGQDAMGWHSDDEPELGRNPLVASLNLGGTRRFDLRRKGSGRIEHSLELGHGALLVMSGPTQHYWQHQVARTRTPCAPRLNLTFRWIRR comes from the coding sequence TTGGACCTGTTCGACGATATGCCTCTCCAGCTTCCCGATGCCGAACTGCGCTTCGAGCCCCGATTCCTCGACGCGACGGAGGCCAGCGACTGGCTGGCCCGGCTCCTGCTCGAGACACCCTGGGAGCAGCCCTGCGTCCAGCTTCATGGGCGCTACCATCCAGTGCCCCGGCAGGTCGCCTGGTACGGCGACCCCGGGGCACGCTACCGCTATTCCGGCCTGACCCACGACCCGCTGCCCTGGACGCCACTGCTGGCGGAGATTCGCGCACGGGTGGTGGAGGCGGTGGGACAGCCGCTCAATGGCGTGCTGCTCAACCATTACCGCGATGGCCAGGACGCCATGGGCTGGCACAGCGATGACGAGCCCGAGCTGGGGCGCAACCCGCTGGTGGCGTCCCTCAACCTCGGCGGCACCCGGCGCTTCGACCTGCGCCGCAAGGGCAGCGGCCGCATCGAGCACTCCCTGGAGCTGGGGCATGGCGCCCTACTGGTCATGAGCGGGCCGACGCAGCATTATTGGCAGCATCAGGTGGCCAGGACCCGCACCCCCTGCGCCCCTCGCCTCAACCTCACCTTCCGCTGGATCCGCAGATGA
- the ccoM gene encoding cytochrome c oxidase subunit CcoM, whose product MFVDTVVLAGIGTVGLMVAFFAGVGYFIWKDSHKRKSR is encoded by the coding sequence ATGTTCGTCGATACAGTGGTACTCGCAGGCATCGGCACCGTGGGTCTTATGGTCGCCTTCTTCGCCGGCGTTGGTTACTTCATCTGGAAGGACTCCCACAAACGCAAGTCGCGTTGA
- a CDS encoding GNAT family N-acetyltransferase produces the protein MPIQTLSRLNELDPLQWDALLPDEQPFLRHAFLSSLEDSGSVGGRSGWDPAHQVLRDGQGGLRAAMPAYLKGHSYGEYVFDWAWADACQRAGIRYYPKLLVAVPFTPVSGARLLAVDDGAAVELLESAVADVIDDDLSGLHINFTDDLVDRHLAGRTGWLERLGCQFHWRNHGYRDFQDFLDAMSSRKRKQIRKERDQVAGQGIEFQWLSGHELLEADWDFIHACYANTYRVRGQAPYLTRMFFSLLAGRMPEAIRVVLARQEGRPVAMAFSLLGGDTLYGRYWGCLAEFDRLHFEACFYQGIELAIASGLQRFDAGAQGEHKLIRGFEPVITRSWHWLVHPGLRAAVEDFLVQERAGVRAYAEEARDLLPFRRA, from the coding sequence ATGCCGATCCAGACACTCTCCCGCCTGAACGAACTCGACCCCCTGCAGTGGGATGCCCTGCTGCCGGATGAGCAGCCTTTTCTGCGTCACGCCTTTCTGTCCAGCCTGGAAGACAGCGGCAGCGTCGGCGGTCGCAGCGGCTGGGATCCGGCGCATCAAGTGCTGCGGGATGGGCAGGGCGGGTTGCGGGCGGCCATGCCGGCCTATCTCAAGGGCCATTCCTACGGTGAGTATGTGTTCGACTGGGCCTGGGCCGACGCCTGCCAGCGAGCCGGCATCCGCTATTACCCCAAGTTGCTGGTGGCCGTGCCTTTCACGCCGGTGAGTGGCGCGCGCCTGCTGGCGGTGGACGACGGCGCGGCGGTGGAGTTGCTGGAGTCGGCGGTGGCCGATGTGATCGACGACGACCTGTCCGGCCTGCACATCAATTTCACCGACGATCTTGTCGACCGGCACCTGGCCGGGCGCACCGGCTGGCTGGAGCGCCTGGGTTGCCAGTTTCACTGGCGCAACCACGGCTACCGGGATTTCCAGGACTTCCTCGATGCGATGAGCTCGCGCAAGCGCAAGCAGATTCGCAAGGAAAGGGATCAGGTGGCGGGGCAGGGGATCGAGTTCCAGTGGCTCTCCGGCCATGAGCTGCTGGAGGCGGACTGGGACTTCATCCATGCCTGCTACGCCAACACCTACCGGGTGCGGGGGCAGGCGCCCTATCTCACCCGGATGTTCTTCAGCCTGCTGGCCGGGCGGATGCCGGAGGCGATTCGCGTGGTGCTGGCGCGGCAGGAGGGTCGGCCGGTGGCCATGGCCTTTTCGCTGCTGGGAGGCGACACCCTCTACGGGCGCTATTGGGGGTGCCTGGCGGAGTTCGACCGGCTGCACTTCGAGGCCTGTTTCTACCAGGGCATCGAGCTGGCCATCGCTTCCGGGCTCCAGCGTTTCGATGCCGGCGCCCAGGGAGAGCACAAGTTGATCCGGGGCTTCGAGCCGGTGATCACCCGCTCCTGGCACTGGCTGGTCCATCCGGGGCTGCGGGCCGCGGTGGAGGATTTCCTGGTGCAGGAGCGGGCGGGGGTGCGGGCCTACGCCGAGGAGGCGCGGGACCTGCTGCCGTTTCGGCGGGCCTGA
- a CDS encoding DUF2790 domain-containing protein: protein MKMASVVSALLSSLAPSVFAQEGLQNPGTGVAPVDYHYGMEIDVQKVLHRTDTSDKIGVVPVTLVYEDSEGEIHKIRFLEWGGTSGSNATSQIS, encoded by the coding sequence ATGAAAATGGCCTCGGTTGTCAGCGCCCTGCTCTCCAGCCTCGCGCCCAGCGTATTCGCCCAGGAAGGCCTGCAGAATCCGGGAACCGGTGTCGCGCCGGTGGATTATCACTACGGAATGGAAATCGACGTCCAGAAGGTGCTGCACCGCACCGATACGTCCGACAAGATCGGCGTCGTCCCCGTGACCCTCGTCTACGAAGACAGCGAGGGCGAAATCCACAAGATCCGCTTCCTCGAATGGGGCGGCACCAGCGGCAGCAACGCCACCAGCCAGATCAGCTGA